A region of the Stieleria neptunia genome:
TGGGGAATAGGATCGTATCAAAGTCCAACTGGACGACATCGACGATCCGCTCGCGGCCCGGCAGACCTCGTTTGGTTTGGAAACGCTGGTGCAGCCCCAGACGCAATTGTTGCAGGTCATCGGCGATCACGTCACTGGGACTGCTCACCCCGCGCTGGATCCCCTGGCGAAACGCATACGTTCTCGGATCGAATTCGCCGGGCAGGGTGCCGCCGAAGGTGGTGCCGATGAACCGCCTGCGGAATTGTTCTTGGGCGTTGTCGTCGAGTCGATCATAGAGCGGCAGTTCGTCCAAGTCCGCGTCACTGTCGGCGTACCAGTATTCCGCCGTCCAGTCCAGCTTGTGCGCCAACCCGCGCATGTTCAGCAAGCTGCTTTGGATCGTCGGGTCGATGCGGACCATCGGCAGGTTGAATTGAAGCCCGGCTTGACCGAGCAGGCGCGTCAGCGACTGGCCGTCGGCGGCTTCGCCGTAATGGGCGGCTTCGACCGAGGCGATGGGGCGAAAATTGAAGGGACCCAGCGGCAACCCGATCGAAAGCTCCTGGCGCGTCGACGCGACCACCCCGTCGCTGGCAACCTCGCCCGGCAACGGGAAATGGTTCGCCGCTTGCACCGGATCGTCCGGGGCATCGGCGACGTTCAGCTTGGAGTACGACGCATGGTTGTGCATCTGCCACGTCAATCGTTCTTGCAAAAATGTGCCGCCGAACAAGTAGTGGTTCAGCGCCGGCAACCGTTCGGTTTCCTGAAAGAAATCATTGACCTGGGCGTTGGCCGATAGATCGAAAAGCTGATTGTGGTGGTACTTGCGAAGCCGTAGTCCGGTGACGTGGTCGGGGTCGTTGTCCCATTCGTTCTCCAGGTACTGTTCCAGAAAATTGCGATCGCTCAGCCAGCCGGTCTGGGCGATGAATTCGTAATCGTTGGCCAGTTGTTGTCGGTGACGCAGCAACGCCCGACCGCGGTTTTTGGTTTCCGGTTCCAAGGAAAGCCGATCCAGTCCCAGGCGATCGCGTCCGCTGTCCCGGATGCCCCAGACGTCCAACATGCCGCGTGTGCGTCCCGGAATGCTGAACAGTCCCGGCAGGTTGTATTCCAACTGCGTGCCGAACGCCGGTCCGCGATCACTCAAGTAGTCGGTCGAGATTTCCCAGTCGACGCCCTTGGGCACGTTGTCGATACCGAACAGCTGAAAGACGTCCCAGTCGAGCATGACCTGGGTGCCGAAGTTGCTGTCGTTGTTGATCTTGATGTCCGTCACATAAAAGACGGGGCGTTCCAAGCTGGTCGAAAATTGCGGCCAGTAAAAGATCGGGATCCCGCCCAAGAACACAAAGCTGTTGTTGCTGCGGACAAACGGATCTTTGTCGGCGACCAGCAACCCGGTGCGTGGGTCGATCAGGGTCCGCGTCCGTTCAAAGAATTCCAGTTGCTCGCTCTGCAGCCAGTACCGTGGCACACCCATCCGGCTGCTGGTCACCGCGGCATCAAAGGCGCGATAGTTGCCACGCGCGACTTGTTGCAGCACCTCGGCTTTCAAGCGAACCACACCCTGGTACTCTGGAACCGTCGTGATCGCTTCGGCGTCCAACACCATCCCGGTTTCACGGGTGACGTTGTAGAACATCGAATCGGCGTAGATCACATTGTCGCCTTGCCGGAAAACAATGTCGCCTTCGAGATACAGTTCACCTTCGGCGGCCGACAGGTCCGTCGAGCCGTCAAAGACATTCGACAAATTCGGCAGCCAGCCGACGACGCGATCGGCGGAAATGGTGACGGTGCCAAAATTCATGAAGCGGCCGTCGTCCATCTGGGCTGCGACGTCGCGGACACGGATCGTCACGCCGCCGCGGGCGAGAATGATTTGTTC
Encoded here:
- a CDS encoding LPS-assembly protein LptD, which codes for MSESIRASGNTIYRWQIDGAEASLLEGDCVLHHHEQAIHAERILIVTDGPRGRVRNRLVIEGRVRPDGSVDPTPRTATWTTVRDPSVQAPNYRGKPAQRPFLMEFLPLDSIEAVGATPPHAESSVDQVQFTQPVPDPGVTDGASTIPSPALAPTLTPPTNTIAPLQPLPPSGGLPLATDSPPPIVFEDGATTGGTQFFFGGGSKSVEIDARGASHPPIIDSVLRPETNEQIILARGGVTIRVRDVAAQMDDGRFMNFGTVTISADRVVGWLPNLSNVFDGSTDLSAAEGELYLEGDIVFRQGDNVIYADSMFYNVTRETGMVLDAEAITTVPEYQGVVRLKAEVLQQVARGNYRAFDAAVTSSRMGVPRYWLQSEQLEFFERTRTLIDPRTGLLVADKDPFVRSNNSFVFLGGIPIFYWPQFSTSLERPVFYVTDIKINNDSNFGTQVMLDWDVFQLFGIDNVPKGVDWEISTDYLSDRGPAFGTQLEYNLPGLFSIPGRTRGMLDVWGIRDSGRDRLGLDRLSLEPETKNRGRALLRHRQQLANDYEFIAQTGWLSDRNFLEQYLENEWDNDPDHVTGLRLRKYHHNQLFDLSANAQVNDFFQETERLPALNHYLFGGTFLQERLTWQMHNHASYSKLNVADAPDDPVQAANHFPLPGEVASDGVVASTRQELSIGLPLGPFNFRPIASVEAAHYGEAADGQSLTRLLGQAGLQFNLPMVRIDPTIQSSLLNMRGLAHKLDWTAEYWYADSDADLDELPLYDRLDDNAQEQFRRRFIGTTFGGTLPGEFDPRTYAFRQGIQRGVSSPSDVIADDLQQLRLGLHQRFQTKRGLPGRERIVDVVQLDFDTILFPKSDRDNFGETVGPTTYDFRYHLGDRYSILSDGYIDFFDGGLRSISAGLRTSRPGVSDTYVGLLSLEGPISSTVLRTTYDYRMNEKWIFSGGMTYDFGNTGSVGQSYGLTRIGESLLLRVNINVDTGRDNIGVGFLIEPRFFARNLGNIGGGLIPPPGIEGLE